Below is a window of Leishmania major strain Friedlin complete genome, chromosome 29 DNA.
CagtgcgttttttttttgggcgtgcgtgtgtgtgtttactgtatcgtttttgttgttgtctcACTCACACGTTCTTTGATTGGCGCACGATTGAACCccaccttttttttgttgttgtttctcATCTTCGATCATCTTCTTGGCTTGTTCTTGTGGTGCTCTCCTTCAACTTGCTCTTTGCGTtgtcgcacgcacaccacatCTTCCGCTTCTTCAGGCCTCATCGATAGAAATACAGGAAGCGAGAGGAACAATCGATAAAAAGAagtgtatgcgtgtgtgtgtgtgtggcacaCAGCTTATTTGTCACCGATCATTATCTCCTCATCTCTCATAACTGCCATCTCTTCTCCTTTGTTGATTCAAGCTctttttattttttttttttcgtttctcctCTGTCGCGCGGTTTTTCTTTGGCGTCCTCACACGAAGACTCGAGCGacttgcctctctctcccccccctttttgCTTATCTTGAggtctttccctctctctttgtaGCCCGACTCCTCAGTATCGTTTACGTATTCGCTTCTTCTCATCACCGCGCACACTTACAGGCCAAACAGGAGGCGCGTTAACGGGATAGTCTTTGCAAAACAAccacagcaacaacaacaaactAATGTACTTTGTCGCAGCCGCCCCGACGCCGGTGTCGCCGCCAGGGGTCATCGCGACATCTGCCCCTTTGCCGTTCGGCACCCCGATGAAGGACATGTCGATATCGTTCAGCAACAGCAATTCTTCCACCGCCGTttctgcggcaccgccatcgtACGAGGCTGTCGCGCTGGACCCGAAAGGCCCTCGCAGCCAGACAAATCTCTTTGTGCGCAAGCTGGCCTCCGCTGTGACGGAGGATGACATGCGCAAGCTGTTTGAGCAGTACGGCACGATCATGTCCTTCGCACTCATGCGAGACATCCACACCGGCGAAAGCCTTGGCACTGCCTTTGTACGCTACAGTACCCACGACGAGGCCAGCGCGGCCATGGCGGCTCTCGACGGGCGTGAGCTCTACGGCCGTCCCATCTCGATTCAGTGGGCAAAGCGTGAGCACGACAGCACTCCGTGTGGCGACGCTCGCCGCAAGATACGCAAGCTTTTCGTGCGCAACATCCCTCTCGACGTGACAGCGCGTCATCTCCGCCAGATCTTCTCCAAGTTCGGATCCATCAGCAACGTTACCCTGCATAGTGACACGGCCCCCGCAGCCGCCCGCGACAACGGCGACAACTCGCGCCCGGCCAGCCAAATGCGCAACATCGCTTTTATTCTCTTCCAGGACGACGACGTTGCGGAGCAGGCCGTGGGCGCGCTGCACAACACGTGCCCGTTTGACAGCTGCGAGGGGATCCCGCTCATGGTGAAGCTGGCCGAGGACAACCGTGACCGCATCGACCGAAAGCAGCGTTTCTGCGAGGGCAGCGTGGCGAACACGACCGCAAAGGCATTCGCAACGGCCATGATGCAGAGCAACCACCTCTGcactgccgcctccgtctcgcCGCTGACCGTTCCTCTCTCCACGCCAGCCTCGGCAACGCTCTCGCCCCCGACGCTGTCGATGGATGTCAGCCACAACAACCCCATCTTCATTCACGAGGGCCACGCggcttcgctgccgccgagtgGGCAACAGACGCTGCCCTTCACTGTTTCAGCGCCGACAGCCACAGCGACTCCCATGCTGCAAACCACAGTTGATGCGAACGGGAACACTGCGTACTTCTACGTCCCACCCTCGCCGAACAACGGTGTCGCGCAGCAAGCGCTGCCAGCTTCCGCAGCCCCTGGCCAGTACGTCATCGTGTCCAGCGGGCTTCAGGGCTTTACGGCGGCGAACAGGGTGGTGTcgcagccgtcgcagccCTTCtacgcggcggctgcgcctccaTCCGTGCCGCAATACTATCAGAccgtgacgctgccgcaggtctTTGCGGACGCGCAGggccagccgctgcagccgcagtcgAACGTTTTCGTCTCCGGCTACTACTCCTACTCTCCTAACCCGCAGTCCTCTCCGCAGACGCCACAGCAGGTGCCGATCTTTGAAGTGAAAGCGGCGCCCATGACACACCCGCTGCACACCGGTGCGTCGGCGCCAAAGGCGGCTAGCGATGTCTTTCAGAACCAGTCGCCGCTACAGCACCAGCTGGCACACGCTCAGCCGCCCTTCTCGGTCTCACCGCAGCTCAGCAGCCCTGGTGGTGTGCGGGAGCCTGTCCCGACGACGGTCTTCTCTGCGACGGACAGCCCAGTGAACGGGGCTATCAACTCCACCAACACCGTtccgctccagctgcaggtgccCATGACACTCGTGCcgcacagcgctgcggcgccgctgagcgCCAATGCCAAAGCGCGAGGACACTCTTGCTTGGGCCCGACAAGGgacggtgcgcacgctgcggcaCTGATGTGCGAAGTGCCGATGCCCTCCATGGTGCCGTGTATCGAGGACGATGACGTGACGTGGGGCAACGTCTCTGCCAAAACGCCGGCTGCAGCTGGTGTTTCAAGAAGCTTGTGATGGAAGCTAACAGCTGGATGTGGGTCGGGTTGGACTGACATacacagacgcgcgcacacacacacacacacacacaggcatacGCCCATCCAGACACCAGCACAGAAGAGATGATGCACTGAAGTGCCCCATTCTGTGTTCgtgtatgtttgtgtgcctcttcctcgctgcatttttttttgttcgctCACTTCGCTTTTTCTATGGCGCCTTGTGTCTTGTTTTCTGAGGttatcgtttttttttgtttccttCTGTCGTTGATTGACTTTGTCCCCCCTTTTTGCTTAAACATGCTAAGCACTCAACAGTTTTCGATGTACGGTGCCTTCTCACTTTCTCTGTGGGGTCGGCTTCATCTGCGCGTGTTTTGCACTGAACACGACACTCTGCGTCTGCTCGCGCTGATGCAGCTTGCCcatgctgctgcacaacAGCCTTTACACTCTTAGGTTGAtgcgctctttttttttttacgaTTTTCTTGACCTCCCCATCCCTACATCCCTTACCCTTTCcctgctccttctctctttctctcaccTGTTTATCAGCCACGCTCTTGCCAACACCGTCgattttttgttgttgtctcTTCCCTCGCTATACTTCACTGGCCACATCTTCCTCTCTCGTGCTCTGGCGCTGTGTGTGACGCTTTGTTAACGGAGAGCGCGTGAGCGCAGGAGGGAATAGAAGGAGAGGGTGAAGAACGAGgcgaaacagaaaaaaaaacgagtATAGATAACGGAAAAGAGGCGCATGGGTGACAGGACGCACATTGcggacggctgctgctgctttggcGAAATCGTCAGTTTCGCGGCTTCGCTTCTGCTCCCCTTCTGGGTCTCTCCCCCTGCAAGAGAGGAGgcctccttttctttttttttttagttGCCCTTTTTTATTTGTTATATTTGTCGCGTCTGTGCGCTTCCCCTTCATTTTACTGCCTTGGTCTCTGGAGTTTCTTGTCATCTTATTTGTGctccttcttctttttttttttattttttttttctccggTTTCCGCTGTCTTGCATGGcttttctctctgcctcgcTTTGCCGTGCAGGCTTTGTTCTTCTTCGCGTTGAAGGACGAGGACTATGCACAGTGGCGTGCACTGTGCAGTTCGCTCAGCGTGTCCTTGCCTTTCTTAGTCGCGCGTATgaagcgtgcgcgtgtgctttgACTGTGGTTTCTCACTGCGATTCCATTTTCTCGTTGCCAACGTGACCGCATATGTGTTTGCGCGTTTTTTTTCCCTTTCACTTAttgcttctctctttttttttgttggcCCCATCAAATTCTCGTCGTGTTCCGTCTTCTTATTTTGTCTCTCTTTtcattgttttttttttctgttgaGCTCTTCTCTTTGCTtttctgcgtgcgtgtatgcgtgtacACATTTGTAcaacgtctctctctctctttctgtgttcGTATagcccttttttttccaaagaagggaggggcaaTTTGTTCGagccaacaacaacaaaataAGGCAATAAAACCAATGCGCTACGCTGAGGGTTCAACAACAAGCCGCAAACACGGAATGCCGAAGACGAAgcccccccaccctcccacccacaccaatcccttctctctctctctctccatcgtCTGCTGTACGTTGGCAACTTTGTTTGTTCagtttgtttgtttttcgtgTTTTTGCGCTCGTCTTGTGCTTTCGCCTTTGCCTCCTGCCGAtgaagctgctgcttgcTATTCTTCTTTTACTTGTGTGCTGTGCCTTGGATGGCAGTCTGGCgtccttctttttctgccTTTTATAGCACCCGTAATTTATTGTAGCGCTATCTAAAGCAGCATTGACGATGTATGCCCATTTTTCCCTGCTCGCTTCACATGTGCTCCACGCATGATTCGTCGActaccaccagcagcaccatctgctgcagcactcTGCGCACGTTTTCGCCCCTTACTCCATTCTTTACCTCTACTCCTCTTGggcctctctctcgttctcccccttttctccctCGTACGTGTGACTGCTGTacgtgttttttttttgtttttgctttcGTTCTTCGGCGTGTGCGCTCCGACCATTTTTTCTTTCTCGGCTCTTAAGTGCCAGTCCGCCACGCTCATTCCTGGATTTCTTTGAGCGGCTCTTTCTCATTCCTTTCTCTATGTCTCGCTTTCTGTtgttgtgcgcgtgtttgtgttcACGCTGGCAGGGATTCAGCAGGGACGTGAACCGGCCCTCTTGGCAAGCGAAGAGGGCGCGTTTGTGTGGAAGGCGCCTCCATCGTCCCGCCTCACgttccccttccccatccACACAGAAATGTGTGTTCGCAGGGTTAGGgacagcaacaacgacaaTGAAAAAAGAACGGAAAGCGATTTTGAAAATGGATTCCTTCAAACAAAAAGGAGGGATGGATGGAGGCAGTGCAAGGCGAGGCCGCTAAtaacgaaaaacaaaagcagTGGGACGGGAAGGTGAGCCTAaacgagtgtgtgtgtgtgcgttcgACAAATAGGCGGAAGGTGCTCGCGGAAACGGAGGTGAGAGGGGGATGCGCGACTGCAGTGCACCGCTTCCGATCATCGTCACACAGGCGTCAACggagcagcagagaagaagcacggaacaaaaaaaaatcagaaaaagaggaaggAGTCATGGAGGCAGGAGACGAGGCGTGTTGGCACTGCATGCAAAACTGATGCTGGGAGGAGATGGCATCTCTGTCGTTTTTCGTTTGGTTCGGTGCCTCGCCCTGCTCCActcacctcctctccctaggcgctctccccctcttctgcCTTTTCCCTTGTCTCTTCTCGAGCATacccatttttttttttgttttgctgttCCGTTGCGTTATTTCCCTTTCAGCAAccgctgctcttcccttcccgCGTTTTTcggctccccctccctcgctttTCTCCTTCATCTCACAGCTGCATCTCCTGCGCTTCTTGTTTTTCTCCTTTTATCTCCTCGTGCTCGTAAGATGTGAATaatacgaaaaaaaaaaagaatgtCCCtacgcgtgtatgtgtgtgcgtaaCTGTTTGTCGTTGTCGCATGCGCGCGCTGTGGATCGAAGCCGTCTATTTTTCGGGTTtgtttatatatatatatatatatatatatatttgaATGTTCTTGCGTGCACCTGCGTGCGGCTCCACGTCGCTTTTCGATGCTGTTTTGTGTAAAGCAGCTTACTCtttcctttccctcttttctcgACGGGTGCTTCTTTGTCTTCTCAGCTTCTTCTCCCGACCTTTCATCCCTCGTCATTAGCCGCAGACACAGATGCTTGCCTGCTCACGCGATCGATGTCTCTGCGGTTGCGTgcttgtttttctttctctccttaCAAAATCTCTGTTTTTGTTTATTTCTCCTCCTTGTTCCTTTTTTATTTTGGACCGAtgctgctgttttttttAATTCGTCTCCTTGCTTTCCTTTAAGGAGAGGAGACCGCTACACCCACGCAcaatacgcacacacaatacgcacacacaataCGCATCCACGCATGTGCACATTCCAATGCACACCGCTTCTCCCTCCCGCGTGCATGCCATTGCCTACGGAAACGATATCTgcgcctttttctttcccttctccGTCCTCCCGGCTCATACTCGGAAGCggaggtgatggtgatgcatgtgtatgtgtgtacgcgcgcgcCCCTCATCCTCACCCGGTATCTTTCTTtgacacatacacacacacacacacacacacacacaaaccaaCGCGGACCAAACAAaagtgtggtggtggtgaggagaGGAATCAAAGAATCACGCAAAGCATAGGAGAACAGTGAAAGCTCATGGCCATGGCCTACACATCCTGTCGTTTCTGCTTTCTTATTTATTTTCTTCGTCGCTGCTTTTTCGATGGttgtgtgctctctctcttttccctctATGCTTGCGTGCATGTCTGTGTATGCGCGTCCgtgtttgtgtatgtgtgtgtccgcgtgtgtctgtttttctttcgtatgcgtctgcgtgtgtttgtgtagCTTCTGGTATCACCTAGTAGTAgtcctctctccttttcttgtATTACTTGGCCTCTTGCTCTGCGTGCGAAGAGCTCGTAACTAGTGCGATGAAGTtttcaccgctgctgcctctggACATCCACACTGTCCCTCACCCTCTGCCGTTCGGTTTCTCTCTTTATCTTTTTTCCTGTCGATCTCTTCTATGCTTCTTTCTTCGTGAGGGTGTGGCT
It encodes the following:
- a CDS encoding putative RNA-binding protein (previous protein_id=AAZ09590.1) translates to MYFVAAAPTPVSPPGVIATSAPLPFGTPMKDMSISFSNSNSSTAVSAAPPSYEAVALDPKGPRSQTNLFVRKLASAVTEDDMRKLFEQYGTIMSFALMRDIHTGESLGTAFVRYSTHDEASAAMAALDGRELYGRPISIQWAKREHDSTPCGDARRKIRKLFVRNIPLDVTARHLRQIFSKFGSISNVTLHSDTAPAAARDNGDNSRPASQMRNIAFILFQDDDVAEQAVGALHNTCPFDSCEGIPLMVKLAEDNRDRIDRKQRFCEGSVANTTAKAFATAMMQSNHLCTAASVSPLTVPLSTPASATLSPPTLSMDVSHNNPIFIHEGHAASLPPSGQQTLPFTVSAPTATATPMLQTTVDANGNTAYFYVPPSPNNGVAQQALPASAAPGQYVIVSSGLQGFTAANRVVSQPSQPFYAAAAPPSVPQYYQTVTLPQVFADAQGQPLQPQSNVFVSGYYSYSPNPQSSPQTPQQVPIFEVKAAPMTHPLHTGASAPKAASDVFQNQSPLQHQLAHAQPPFSVSPQLSSPGGVREPVPTTVFSATDSPVNGAINSTNTVPLQLQVPMTLVPHSAAAPLSANAKARGHSCLGPTRDGAHAAALMCEVPMPSMVPCIEDDDVTWGNVSAKTPAAAGVSRSL